One region of Peribacillus simplex genomic DNA includes:
- a CDS encoding QueT transporter family protein produces MNVRTLVINGLLAALYVAVSLVFKPIAFEMFQFRVPEMLNHLIVFNKKYIYGIVGGVFISNLLFSPMVPFDLIFGVGQSVLALLLVILVSRFIKSIKGRMIATIIFFTFTMFLIAIELNLAFGLPFWLSWMTTAVGEFVVLLIGAPIIYGMNKRIQFEKWL; encoded by the coding sequence ATGAATGTTCGTACACTCGTGATAAACGGGTTATTGGCTGCCTTGTATGTGGCGGTCTCATTGGTGTTTAAACCAATTGCTTTTGAGATGTTCCAATTTCGTGTACCGGAAATGTTGAATCATCTGATTGTATTCAATAAAAAGTATATCTACGGTATCGTGGGCGGCGTCTTCATATCTAATCTGCTTTTTTCGCCGATGGTGCCATTTGATTTGATTTTCGGGGTAGGGCAATCCGTACTCGCCTTATTGCTTGTCATTTTAGTATCTCGGTTCATAAAAAGCATTAAAGGACGAATGATTGCCACGATTATCTTTTTCACATTCACAATGTTCTTAATTGCAATTGAACTGAACCTTGCCTTTGGCTTACCATTCTGGTTAAGCTGGATGACCACGGCAGTTGGTGAGTTCGTTGTCCTCTTGATTGGTGCGCCAATTATTTATGGAATGAACAAAAGAATTCAGTTTGAAAAGTGGCTATAA
- a CDS encoding PAS domain-containing sensor histidine kinase: MSKRSILAIYILSGILTLVVFDYFLTTNIHNKEFFIQLQRAEGIFFLLSIGLILYLYLAKREEFKQLKEAEQRRRTLINSMVDFVNFKDGDGRWLESNAFGLQLFQLEHVDYKGKKDSELAEYSEFYKEALIYCEGSDEETWVKGEITRCEEIIPLPDGNHKTFDTIKVPLFHEDGSRKGLVVIGRDISERVVAEKQLFDSEQRYKSLFEHNPYPMLMLDLNGLITTVNPRFETVTGFQKEEIHGASFINLKFSAEDADLIRTSCQYVMENHKGIKKGKDIEFITKYGKSILLSCTFVPMMVGEDLVGIITYAKEVTQIRETEARLRRTEKLSIVGELAASVAHEVRNPLTSLKGFVQLLKKSDHPYEQYYTIMLSELDRINLIVSELLVLAKPQELPFSKHQIIELMNDVKTLLKPEADSYPTQISISVKNEIPLLLCEANQLKQVFINMLKNSMEASADHILIDFERMDNNLSITIKDNGSGIEKKRLKHLGEPFYSSKEKGTGLGLTVSCRIIEAHRGKVRFNSELNHGTEVQIILPI; encoded by the coding sequence ATGTCCAAACGCTCCATTTTAGCAATTTATATCCTATCCGGGATTCTTACACTAGTCGTGTTCGACTATTTTTTAACTACAAACATCCATAACAAAGAGTTCTTCATTCAACTTCAAAGAGCGGAAGGAATATTTTTCCTTTTATCTATAGGCTTGATCTTATACCTTTACTTAGCTAAAAGGGAAGAATTCAAACAATTAAAAGAAGCGGAACAACGTCGGCGTACCCTCATCAATTCAATGGTGGATTTCGTTAACTTCAAGGATGGTGATGGCCGATGGCTTGAATCCAATGCCTTCGGGCTGCAATTATTTCAATTGGAGCATGTAGACTATAAAGGAAAAAAAGACAGCGAACTCGCAGAATACTCCGAATTTTATAAAGAGGCGTTGATATACTGTGAAGGTTCCGATGAAGAAACGTGGGTAAAAGGGGAAATCACAAGATGTGAGGAAATCATCCCTCTTCCCGACGGCAATCACAAGACCTTTGATACAATCAAAGTTCCTCTGTTCCATGAGGATGGTTCACGAAAAGGCTTAGTCGTCATTGGCAGGGATATTTCTGAAAGGGTTGTCGCGGAGAAACAATTATTCGATAGTGAACAACGCTATAAATCATTGTTTGAACACAATCCTTATCCGATGCTGATGCTTGATTTAAACGGATTGATTACGACCGTAAATCCAAGGTTTGAAACGGTAACAGGCTTTCAAAAAGAAGAAATACATGGTGCCTCATTCATTAATTTGAAATTTTCAGCAGAAGATGCGGATTTAATCCGTACATCTTGCCAATATGTCATGGAAAACCATAAGGGGATCAAAAAAGGGAAAGATATAGAATTCATAACGAAGTACGGGAAGTCCATCTTACTTTCATGTACGTTTGTCCCGATGATGGTTGGCGAAGATTTGGTCGGGATCATCACTTATGCTAAAGAGGTCACTCAAATTCGAGAAACCGAAGCACGCTTGAGAAGAACCGAAAAATTGTCGATAGTTGGCGAGCTAGCCGCAAGTGTAGCCCACGAAGTACGAAACCCGTTGACTTCTTTAAAGGGCTTCGTCCAGCTGCTTAAAAAGAGCGACCATCCCTATGAACAATACTACACGATTATGTTAAGTGAATTGGACCGGATCAATCTAATTGTAAGCGAGTTACTCGTTCTGGCAAAACCACAGGAACTTCCATTCAGCAAACATCAAATCATCGAACTGATGAATGATGTCAAAACATTGTTGAAACCAGAGGCGGACTCGTACCCCACCCAAATATCAATATCTGTTAAAAACGAAATACCGCTTCTGTTATGTGAGGCAAACCAATTAAAACAAGTATTCATAAACATGCTCAAGAATTCAATGGAGGCATCCGCCGATCACATTTTGATTGATTTCGAGCGCATGGACAATAACCTTTCCATTACCATCAAAGATAATGGAAGCGGAATAGAAAAAAAACGGTTAAAGCATCTTGGTGAACCTTTCTATTCTTCTAAAGAAAAAGGAACAGGGTTAGGATTGACAGTCAGCTGCCGAATCATTGAAGCGCACCGGGGGAAGGTCCGTTTTAACAGCGAACTAAACCATGGAACCGAGGTCCAAATCATTTTGCCCATATAA
- a CDS encoding YbaK/EbsC family protein → MCIESVKSHFKRWDREGDVMEFETSSATVIEAAVTIGVIPARIAKTLSFRGEGEHAILVVAAGDAKVDNKKFRQVFGFKARMLSPEEVLEQTGHAIGGVCPFGLANDLDVFLDVSMKRFESLFPACGSTNSAIELTLAELFEYSGAKGWVDVCKAWEGEGNEETAVGNAVDGI, encoded by the coding sequence ATGTGTATCGAGAGTGTCAAAAGCCATTTTAAACGATGGGACCGGGAAGGCGATGTAATGGAGTTCGAAACATCGAGTGCTACGGTGATTGAGGCAGCAGTTACCATCGGCGTTATCCCAGCACGGATCGCTAAGACTCTTTCCTTTAGGGGGGAAGGTGAACATGCTATTTTGGTTGTAGCGGCAGGGGACGCAAAAGTGGATAATAAGAAATTTCGTCAGGTGTTCGGATTCAAGGCACGAATGTTATCACCTGAGGAAGTGCTCGAACAAACAGGCCATGCCATCGGAGGAGTTTGCCCATTTGGACTTGCAAACGATCTAGATGTTTTTCTTGATGTATCAATGAAGCGCTTTGAGTCATTGTTCCCGGCATGCGGCAGTACGAACTCTGCAATAGAACTTACACTCGCTGAATTATTTGAATATTCAGGAGCAAAGGGTTGGGTGGATGTTTGTAAGGCTTGGGAAGGAGAGGGGAATGAGGAAACGGCGGTAGGCAATGCTGTTGATGGCATTTGA
- a CDS encoding DUF3892 domain-containing protein, with protein MDQFEKAYESYKQQGTPQANQLDSAGKEEIIAVRKNEEDNIIAIKTDSGRELDYPTALSEAKAGNLANVDVFHKYGRDILRSEPDGIKENNLDQLPEF; from the coding sequence ATGGACCAATTTGAAAAAGCCTATGAATCCTATAAACAGCAAGGAACACCGCAAGCAAACCAACTTGATTCAGCTGGAAAAGAAGAAATCATCGCCGTAAGGAAAAATGAAGAGGACAATATTATCGCCATCAAGACGGACTCCGGCCGCGAGCTCGACTACCCCACTGCCCTTTCGGAAGCCAAAGCAGGCAACCTGGCCAATGTTGACGTCTTTCATAAATATGGCCGTGACATATTGCGGAGTGAGCCCGATGGGATAAAAGAAAATAACCTGGATCAACTACCGGAGTTTTGA
- a CDS encoding TVP38/TMEM64 family protein has product MKKVLTLTGLLVMALFIFSNAELFTLIWKSDLDSVIGILMENLLLTFIVTFVLMFVQNSFTIIPLILLLTINVTIFGFIYGYLWSWFTSVVASGFIFYAARNWFQELLLKKMGKKWQETVVEHGFMYVFTGRIFPLIPTSLINLAAGVSTVTFKDFLFATALGNLIYFFFLSLIPYGFLSVEMNQYTLAALALLFLLFFIIYKRAKKKKKLSLFRKNR; this is encoded by the coding sequence TTGAAAAAAGTCCTGACTTTAACCGGTCTATTGGTAATGGCATTATTTATTTTTTCAAATGCAGAATTATTTACTTTGATTTGGAAAAGTGACTTGGATTCAGTTATTGGCATATTGATGGAAAACTTATTGCTTACATTTATTGTGACATTCGTATTGATGTTTGTCCAAAATTCATTTACAATCATCCCCTTAATATTGCTCCTGACTATCAATGTCACGATATTCGGATTCATATATGGCTACCTATGGAGTTGGTTTACAAGTGTTGTTGCGTCAGGGTTTATTTTTTATGCAGCAAGAAACTGGTTTCAGGAACTTCTTTTAAAGAAGATGGGCAAAAAGTGGCAAGAAACTGTTGTAGAGCATGGTTTCATGTACGTTTTTACCGGCAGGATTTTCCCGCTTATCCCAACAAGTTTAATTAACTTGGCAGCTGGAGTCAGCACCGTCACTTTCAAGGATTTTTTATTTGCGACGGCACTAGGCAACCTTATATACTTTTTCTTCCTATCTCTAATCCCATATGGATTCCTATCCGTTGAAATGAACCAATATACGCTAGCTGCACTTGCACTCCTTTTCTTACTATTTTTCATTATCTATAAGCGTGCAAAAAAGAAAAAGAAACTATCCTTATTCAGAAAAAACAGGTGA